The window TTGGAATACACCATTCCGAAGGACTCCGATGCGGTGAACGAAGTCACCAAGTGCGTCCAGTTCTGCAAACAGGCGTTGACTTCGTAGGGCGGCACGGCCGCAGCGGAGCGAGCTACCGCTCGGGGTGGCGTTAGCCCGCTCCCGTGGGTCGCTGAAATCACCTTTCGGTCCCTGATGCAAAGGCTACAGCTGCCTGCGGATCCGGCGTTTCATCTCGTTGCCTTCAACGTCTCAATCAGCTCACTCAACTTCCTTTGGGCATCCGGATCCTCGGGAAGCGGGCTGTCGTGAAATGCACTTTTGAGTTTTTCCCAGACCACGTTCAGTTCCGCCTGCATGTCACGCGTGTTGGCGGTGATGGCGATCACCGCATCTTGCTCCGGCAAAACCACACAAAACTGGCCGTCTTTGCCATCGCCACGGTAGGCGCCAAAACGGCAGCGCCAAAACTGAAAGCCATACCCTTGGTCCCAGTCGCGATCCGGGTCGCTGCCGTTGGAGACTTGTTTCGATGTCGCCTGCTCGATCCAGGACTCGGGAACAAGCTGCTGACCGTTCCAATGCCCCTGCTGCAGGTACAACTGCCCGAACTTCGCGATGTCCTCGGTGCAGAGGTACAAACCGTAGCCGCCGATCGAAATCCCTTGCGGACTCTCGTCCCACCGCGGCGCAGCAATGCCCAGCGGTTCAAACAGACGCGGTCGCAGATAATCCAACACGGTTTGACCGCTGACCTTTTGGACGATCGCCGAAAGCATGTAGGTGGCGGGCGTGTTGTATTGAAAATGAGTTCCCGGTTTGTGGGGGACCGGATGGTTCATAAACGCCTTGGTCCAATGCTCCGCTTCTCGCAAATTGACCTCGTCTTGGTGTCCAGTCGACATGGTCAACAGATCGCGCACTCGCATCGCTTGCAGATTCGCTGAGGGGTTCTGTGGTGCGTCCTCGGGGAACAATTCCAAGACCCGATCATCGACACTTAACTTCCCTTCGGCCACCGCGATCCCAACGGCCGTCGATGTAAAGCTCTTACTGAGCGACCATAGCACGTGGGGTTGCTCTGCCGATTGGGGAGCCCACCAGGCTTCGGCGATCACCTTCCCATGCCGCACCAGCATAAAGCTGTGCATGGAATCGACTTGTTCGTTCGCGGCTTCGAGATACTTCGCGATCTGCGCCGATGAAACGCCTTGGGATTCGGGTGTACTGCGCTGCAAAGGATCGCCTTGAGCTAACGCGAGATTGAACGGACTCAGCGCCAAAGCGAATAATCCGACTAGCAATACGAACTTCTTCATGATGAAATCTTTTCGAGCGGTGGGAAGGGGAGGCACACCTAATCGGCGCAAGCCGACTTCTAAGGCCTAAGGTTTTTGCAGTCGCCAAGTGGGGCCAGAGCATGTTGGAGTTCAGGCTTCAGCCGCTCCAGCAACCCCATTGTCTTAACCAGCATGTTGGAGTTCAGGCTTCAGCCGTTCCGGCAACCCATGACTTTAACCGGCCTTCAGTGTAACAAGCGAAAGTTCAGGCGGGCAATGAATTCGCATCAAGTGGCAACCACCGAGACCTCGCGACACATGCATCGTCGTCGGTGGCTTGTAGAAATCGCCCGACGCAAAACGGCTGCCGTGATAACTGGGGCTCAGCAGCGGCCCGATCAGCGGCAACCGGCCTTGGCCGCCATGCGTGTGCCCTGCGAACATCAGCTGGATTCCGCGCCGCCGCGCCCACCAAATTTGGTCAGGGCTGTGGCTGACCAAGACCCGGAATTCGCCGTGATCGTTTGGCTCGACCTTCGGACGGTCAAACCAAGGATACTCGTTTCCAATCATCCGCACCGGGATGTCACGCAGGCTGTGGATCGCGGACAGATTCCCCAAGTCGGTCCATCCGGCAAGGTCCATCGCACGGCGAGTTTGACGCGAGTCGCTGATCCGAGTGTCGTGGTTGCCGAGGACGTAGTAACAGCC is drawn from Novipirellula artificiosorum and contains these coding sequences:
- a CDS encoding serine hydrolase domain-containing protein; this translates as MKKFVLLVGLFALALSPFNLALAQGDPLQRSTPESQGVSSAQIAKYLEAANEQVDSMHSFMLVRHGKVIAEAWWAPQSAEQPHVLWSLSKSFTSTAVGIAVAEGKLSVDDRVLELFPEDAPQNPSANLQAMRVRDLLTMSTGHQDEVNLREAEHWTKAFMNHPVPHKPGTHFQYNTPATYMLSAIVQKVSGQTVLDYLRPRLFEPLGIAAPRWDESPQGISIGGYGLYLCTEDIAKFGQLYLQQGHWNGQQLVPESWIEQATSKQVSNGSDPDRDWDQGYGFQFWRCRFGAYRGDGKDGQFCVVLPEQDAVIAITANTRDMQAELNVVWEKLKSAFHDSPLPEDPDAQRKLSELIETLKATR